GGTCAACATCGACATACCTGGTTTCGTCGGCCAGATCGCCCTGGGCAACTTCTGGGAAGCGATGAAGGTGATGAAGACGACGAACACGCTGCCGGCAATCTGCGGCCGCGTCTGTCCCCAGGAGTCGCAGTGCGAGGGTTCGTGTGTGCTGGCCAAGAAGATGGAGCCGGTAGCCATCGGCAATCTCGAGCGTTACATCGCCGATTGGGAGGCACAGCAGAACGAGTGCGTGATGTGCGAGATGAAGCCCAGGACGGGTAAGAAGGTGGCGGTGGTCGGCGCCGGGCCGGCCGGTCTGACCGTGGCCAGCGATTGCGCCAAGATGGGCCACTCGGTTGCCATGTTCGAGGCCCTGCACAAGCCGGGTGGCGTCCTCGTGTATGGCATCCCCGAGTTCCGGCTGCCCAAGGCGATCGTCGAGCGCGAAGTCAACTTCGTTCGTTCGATGGGAGTGGACCTCCAGCTCAACTACGTCGTGGGGAAGCTGAAGACGCTCGACGACCTCCTGCAGGAGTTCGACGCGGTCTTTGTCGGTACCGGCGCAGGCAAGCCGTCGTTCATGGGCATACCCGGTGAGAACTGCCTCGGTGTCTATTCGGCGAACGAGTACCTGACCCGCTCGAACCTGATGAAGGCGTACCTGTTTCCTCGGTACGATACGCCGATTGTGCGCGGCAAGCGGGTGGCGACGATCGGCGGAGGCAATGTGGCGATGGACTCAGCCCGGACCGCACTTCGGCTCGGAGCCGAGAAGTCCATCCTAATCTATCGACGGTCCCGGGAGGAGATGCCGGCGCGGACAGCCGAGGTACACCATGCGGAGCAGGAAGGGATCGAATTCAACCTGCTGACGAACCCGGTGCGGTATATTGCCGATGAGAAGGGCTGGGTCAAAGCGGTGGAGTGCCTGCGGATGGAACTGGGTGAACCGGACGCGAGCGGCCGTAGACGGCCGGTACCGGTCAAGGGCAGCGAGTTCCAGATTCCGGTCGACACGGTGGTCGTGGCGATAGGCAACAGCCCGAACCCGTTGATAGCCCAGACCACGCCCGGGTTGGAGACGGCGAAGCACGGCAACGTCGTGGCCGACCCGAAGACGGGCCGGACGTCAAAGCAGGGGGTATTCGCGGGCGGCGACATCGTAACGGGAGCGGCGACCGTCATTCTGGC
Above is a window of candidate division WOR-3 bacterium DNA encoding:
- the gltA gene encoding NADPH-dependent glutamate synthase, whose amino-acid sequence is MREQDPQVRARNFEEVPYGYTPEEAVEEAKRCLKCKKPSCVQGCPVNIDIPGFVGQIALGNFWEAMKVMKTTNTLPAICGRVCPQESQCEGSCVLAKKMEPVAIGNLERYIADWEAQQNECVMCEMKPRTGKKVAVVGAGPAGLTVASDCAKMGHSVAMFEALHKPGGVLVYGIPEFRLPKAIVEREVNFVRSMGVDLQLNYVVGKLKTLDDLLQEFDAVFVGTGAGKPSFMGIPGENCLGVYSANEYLTRSNLMKAYLFPRYDTPIVRGKRVATIGGGNVAMDSARTALRLGAEKSILIYRRSREEMPARTAEVHHAEQEGIEFNLLTNPVRYIADEKGWVKAVECLRMELGEPDASGRRRPVPVKGSEFQIPVDTVVVAIGNSPNPLIAQTTPGLETAKHGNVVADPKTGRTSKQGVFAGGDIVTGAATVILAMGAGRLAANSIDEYVRTGQW